Proteins from a single region of Stutzerimonas stutzeri:
- a CDS encoding YqiA/YcfP family alpha/beta fold hydrolase: MSSYPPAILYIHGLNSSPVSQKASQLSAALKKLGLADRLRVPALHHHPRQALIQLEACLAELGRPLLVGSSLGGYYATHLAERHGLKALLINPAVTPHRRFDGYLGPQTNLYSGEVWDLTEDHVAALAELETAPPQDAERYQVWLQTGDETLDYRDAAQFYRGCALRIQAGGDHGFQGFAERLPALLAFAGFEPNKWLEQL, from the coding sequence ATGTCCAGTTACCCGCCTGCCATCCTTTATATCCATGGCCTCAACAGCTCACCTGTTTCACAGAAGGCGAGCCAGCTATCCGCTGCGCTGAAAAAGCTAGGCCTGGCTGATCGATTGCGGGTTCCTGCACTGCATCATCATCCACGCCAGGCCCTCATCCAGCTCGAAGCCTGCCTCGCCGAGCTCGGGCGCCCGCTGCTGGTCGGCAGCTCGCTTGGCGGCTACTATGCGACCCACCTCGCCGAGCGCCATGGCCTGAAGGCTTTGCTCATCAACCCGGCCGTGACACCGCACCGCCGTTTCGACGGTTACCTCGGGCCGCAGACAAACCTCTATAGCGGGGAAGTCTGGGATCTTACCGAGGATCATGTGGCCGCTTTGGCGGAACTGGAAACCGCGCCGCCGCAGGATGCTGAGCGCTATCAAGTCTGGCTGCAGACAGGTGATGAAACGCTGGATTACCGTGATGCTGCACAGTTCTATCGTGGCTGTGCCTTGCGCATTCAGGCTGGCGGCGACCATGGCTTCCAGGGGTTCGCTGAGCGTCTGCCGGCGCTCTTGGCGTTCGCTGGCTTCGAGCCGAATAAGTGGTTGGAGCAGCTCTGA
- the parE gene encoding DNA topoisomerase IV subunit B: MSYTAEAIEVLSGLDPVRKRPGMYTDTSRPNHLAQEVIDNSVDEALAGHARAVQVILHQDSSLEVIDDGRGMPVDIHPEEGVPGVELILTKLHAGGKFSNKNYQFSGGLHGVGISVVNALSTRVEVTVKRDGSEYRMSFADGFKAADLEVIGSVGKRNTGTSVRFWADPKYFDSPKFSITRLKHVLKAKAVLCPGLNVSFEDKSTGEKVEWHYEDGLRSYLVDSVSDYLRLPDEPFVGKLAGNTEAVDWALLWLPEGGESVQESYVNLIPTAQGGTHVNGLRQGLLDAMREFCEFRNLLPRGLKLAPEDIWERISFVLSMKMQEPQFSGQTKERLSSREAAAFVSGVVKDAFSLWLNGHPELGMQLAELAINNAGRRLKAGKKVERKKITQGPALPGKLADCAGQDPMRSELFLVEGDSAGGSAKQARDKEFQAIMPLRGKILNTWEVDGGEVLASQEVHDIAVAIGVDPGAADLGQLRYGKVCILADADSDGLHIATLLCALFVQHFRPLVEAGHVYVAMPPLYRIDLGKDIFYALDEAERDGILERLVAEKRRGKPQVTRFKGLGEMNPPQLRETTMDPNTRRLVQLTLDDFEGTREIMDMLLAKKRAGDRKSWLESKGNLAEVLV; the protein is encoded by the coding sequence ATGTCTTATACCGCAGAAGCCATCGAGGTTCTTTCCGGCCTCGACCCAGTGCGCAAGCGCCCGGGCATGTACACCGACACCTCGCGGCCCAATCATCTTGCCCAGGAAGTCATCGACAACAGCGTCGATGAAGCCCTTGCCGGTCATGCCCGCGCGGTTCAGGTGATCCTGCATCAAGACAGCTCGCTTGAAGTGATCGACGATGGCCGCGGCATGCCGGTTGATATCCACCCTGAAGAGGGTGTACCCGGTGTCGAGCTGATCCTCACCAAGCTGCACGCAGGTGGCAAGTTCTCCAACAAGAACTACCAGTTCTCAGGTGGTTTGCACGGCGTTGGTATCTCTGTGGTCAATGCGCTGTCCACGCGCGTCGAAGTGACCGTCAAGCGTGACGGCAGCGAGTACCGCATGAGCTTCGCCGACGGCTTCAAAGCCGCCGACCTGGAAGTCATCGGTAGCGTCGGCAAGCGTAATACCGGCACCAGCGTGCGCTTCTGGGCTGATCCCAAGTACTTCGATTCACCCAAGTTTTCCATCACTCGCCTCAAGCATGTGCTCAAGGCAAAGGCGGTCCTGTGTCCAGGGCTGAACGTCAGCTTCGAGGACAAGAGCACCGGCGAGAAAGTCGAGTGGCATTACGAGGATGGTCTGCGCTCCTATCTCGTCGACTCGGTCAGCGACTACCTGCGCCTGCCCGATGAGCCCTTTGTCGGCAAGCTGGCCGGAAATACCGAGGCGGTAGACTGGGCCTTGCTCTGGCTGCCGGAGGGCGGCGAAAGCGTTCAGGAGAGCTACGTCAACCTGATTCCCACGGCCCAGGGCGGCACCCACGTCAACGGTCTGCGCCAGGGTCTGTTGGATGCGATGCGTGAGTTCTGCGAGTTCCGCAATCTGCTGCCGCGCGGACTCAAGCTGGCGCCTGAGGACATCTGGGAGCGCATCTCTTTCGTCCTATCGATGAAGATGCAGGAGCCTCAGTTCTCCGGTCAGACCAAGGAGCGCCTGTCGTCTCGCGAAGCTGCCGCTTTCGTTTCCGGCGTGGTCAAGGATGCCTTCAGCCTGTGGCTCAACGGGCATCCCGAGTTGGGTATGCAGCTAGCCGAGCTGGCGATCAACAATGCCGGGCGTCGTCTCAAGGCCGGCAAGAAGGTAGAGCGCAAGAAGATCACCCAAGGCCCCGCGCTGCCGGGCAAACTGGCCGACTGCGCCGGGCAGGATCCGATGCGCTCCGAGCTGTTCCTGGTCGAGGGTGATTCGGCCGGTGGCTCTGCCAAGCAGGCGCGGGACAAGGAGTTCCAGGCGATCATGCCGTTGCGCGGCAAGATCCTGAACACCTGGGAAGTCGACGGCGGCGAAGTACTCGCCAGCCAGGAGGTCCACGATATTGCCGTAGCGATTGGCGTCGACCCGGGAGCGGCGGATCTGGGGCAGCTGCGTTACGGCAAGGTCTGCATCCTCGCCGATGCCGACTCCGATGGTCTGCACATCGCCACGCTGCTGTGCGCCTTGTTCGTCCAGCATTTCCGTCCATTGGTCGAAGCCGGACATGTCTATGTTGCCATGCCGCCGCTGTATCGAATCGATCTGGGTAAGGACATCTTTTACGCGCTCGATGAGGCTGAGCGCGACGGCATCCTCGAGCGTCTGGTCGCCGAGAAGCGTCGTGGCAAGCCGCAAGTCACGCGCTTCAAGGGGCTTGGCGAAATGAACCCGCCGCAACTGCGTGAAACGACCATGGACCCGAACACCCGTCGGCTGGTGCAGTTGACCCTGGACGACTTCGAGGGAACCCGCGAAATCATGGACATGCTGCTTGCCAAGAAGCGCGCCGGCGACCGCAAGAGTTGGCTCGAATCCAAGGGCAATCTGGCGGAGGTGCTGGTTTGA
- a CDS encoding esterase-like activity of phytase family protein, whose translation MSRRWLALLCLASAPLWANEPAPELKLLGEYPVEGMTGGNLSGMAWCGDALWAVSDREDDVLYRLDTSVSPWQAEPERFEAGPPPHSGLPWGMRMRAWLSGHVRGGHLDFEGLSCDSSGNRYVVSEAHAAVLRVSPAGTAEWLRLPDSLVRQARASGMLWHFNALFEGIAVDPKAERMWLAAERERRGLLVLHRKQSSWQCTGGCVLMAQGGHQQPPEALGEMPVPRSFSAIAFFGDKLFVLEPSAYRICRRSPATGAVERCWSFAAEALTEERRYGEPYGNAEALWVDAEGAWIGVDNNGKARGDGEKRPIVWRFAAPNGGWSARP comes from the coding sequence TTGAGCCGCCGTTGGCTGGCACTGCTGTGCCTGGCTTCTGCGCCGCTTTGGGCCAACGAGCCGGCGCCCGAACTCAAATTGCTCGGCGAGTATCCGGTTGAGGGCATGACCGGCGGCAACCTGTCAGGGATGGCCTGGTGTGGCGACGCACTATGGGCTGTATCGGACCGTGAGGACGACGTTCTCTATCGTCTGGACACCAGTGTCTCGCCTTGGCAGGCAGAGCCTGAGCGCTTCGAGGCCGGCCCGCCGCCTCACAGCGGTTTGCCCTGGGGTATGCGCATGCGCGCCTGGCTCAGTGGACACGTGCGCGGTGGTCATCTGGATTTCGAGGGTTTGAGCTGCGATAGCTCGGGTAATCGCTATGTGGTCAGCGAAGCCCATGCGGCTGTACTGCGAGTCAGCCCGGCAGGTACTGCGGAATGGCTTCGCCTGCCCGACTCACTGGTTCGTCAGGCACGGGCCAGCGGTATGCTCTGGCACTTCAACGCCCTGTTCGAAGGCATCGCGGTAGACCCTAAGGCCGAGCGCATGTGGTTGGCGGCAGAGCGCGAACGCCGCGGTTTGCTGGTATTGCATCGAAAGCAGAGCAGCTGGCAATGCACCGGCGGCTGCGTATTGATGGCTCAGGGCGGCCACCAGCAGCCGCCGGAAGCGTTAGGTGAGATGCCGGTCCCGCGCAGCTTTTCGGCCATCGCGTTCTTTGGCGACAAGTTGTTCGTGCTGGAGCCATCGGCCTACCGGATTTGCCGCCGCAGCCCGGCCACCGGGGCGGTCGAGCGTTGCTGGTCATTTGCCGCCGAAGCCTTGACCGAGGAGCGTCGCTACGGGGAACCCTATGGCAATGCCGAGGCGTTGTGGGTTGACGCCGAAGGCGCCTGGATTGGCGTAGATAACAATGGCAAGGCCCGTGGCGATGGAGAAAAGCGTCCGATCGTCTGGCGCTTCGCAGCGCCGAATGGCGGTTGGAGCGCGCGGCCGTGA
- a CDS encoding retropepsin-like aspartic protease family protein: MSQTAGRRAGRVMLVLAWGAGLFLATRFFAAWEEGRTNPNREPLSLVQGEQIEVQLTGNAQGHFVASGRINGESVTFLLDTGATDVAIPAELAERLGLQRGTAVMLHTANGQTTGYRTVLSSLDLGDIRLRDVRAIVAPGFRGEQVLLGMSALKQLEFTQRAGTLVLRQQLPERRAQ, from the coding sequence GTGAGCCAGACCGCCGGGCGTCGCGCCGGGCGCGTGATGTTGGTGCTGGCCTGGGGTGCAGGTTTGTTCTTGGCCACCCGGTTCTTCGCGGCGTGGGAGGAAGGCCGAACCAATCCCAATCGCGAGCCGCTATCCTTGGTGCAGGGCGAGCAAATCGAGGTGCAGTTGACCGGAAATGCCCAAGGGCACTTCGTCGCCAGCGGGCGTATCAATGGCGAGTCTGTGACCTTTCTGCTCGATACCGGCGCTACGGATGTCGCCATCCCCGCCGAATTGGCCGAGCGCCTGGGTTTGCAGCGCGGTACGGCGGTGATGCTGCACACTGCCAATGGCCAGACCACCGGCTATCGCACTGTGCTGTCGAGCCTCGATCTGGGTGACATTCGCCTGCGCGACGTGCGCGCTATCGTCGCTCCCGGCTTTCGCGGCGAGCAGGTACTGCTCGGCATGAGCGCCTTGAAACAACTTGAATTCACCCAGCGCGCCGGCACCTTGGTGCTGCGCCAGCAGTTACCGGAGAGGCGAGCTCAATGA
- a CDS encoding bleomycin resistance protein has translation MLASLNLDESRDFYTALLGFHVRLQASDYLIMMRDGVELHFWLCPERHIAQNTSCYLRTGDCQALYQEFSQRGLALDAPVLRSWGMKELYVIDAHGNLLKFGEQPVVSHPTIAEENC, from the coding sequence GTGCTTGCTTCGCTGAACCTCGATGAAAGCCGCGACTTTTATACGGCGCTTCTCGGCTTTCATGTGCGCCTGCAAGCCTCTGACTATCTGATCATGATGCGCGATGGCGTCGAGCTGCACTTCTGGCTCTGCCCAGAGCGACACATTGCGCAGAACACCTCCTGTTATCTCCGTACCGGTGACTGTCAGGCGCTGTATCAAGAGTTCAGCCAACGTGGCTTGGCCCTCGATGCACCTGTTTTGCGGTCCTGGGGCATGAAAGAACTTTACGTCATCGACGCCCATGGCAATTTGCTCAAGTTCGGCGAGCAGCCTGTCGTGAGTCATCCAACCATTGCTGAAGAAAACTGCTGA